From Arachis hypogaea cultivar Tifrunner chromosome 3, arahy.Tifrunner.gnm2.J5K5, whole genome shotgun sequence:
aaatcacaatattttaAAGCAAGGTGGAACTTCTAAAGTTCCCATAATATAAGGAAATTATGGATAAAAGATCAAAGCTCTATTTGAATTTAACAGTGCTAAGGCACTCCCAtcctaaaaaataactaaatccaAAGAGTTGAGGGAATGCAAGTACACAAGGAGGCCATATAAGAGAAATATCATGTGATAGCTAAAATGAAATTATTCAAGAATTATTCATAGAAGATTGTAATGCAGACATTTATATCGAAGTCTCACCGCTAAGCGTATTTCCGAATCCTGATGCAAAACAGACAGAAATAGACCCTGCAAATTACATGAACAAAGATAGATTTAGTTTCAGAACATACGGGTGAAAAGCCGCCAAGCAAGACAACCAAATGAACATTCGTTCCCTTGAGGAAATTTCCTTCCAAGATTCTAacccaaattttgaaaaagtatgtGCTAAATGCAATCAAAGGCTAACAGATAATCTTTGTTTTGTTAAAAAGTTTCAAAATTCATGAAAGTGAAGGTAACCCTCTAACATTGAGAGGAAGAATTCATATTCATTTAGCAGTCACTTAAGCTAAGTTTCCATTACCAGATTTCCTCAGTAACATATGATGATGATGTACCTTTCACTACAAGGTTAATATTAGGGTAAAGTACTGTTTTGGTTCTCAAAATTCTTGTCTAAAATCAATATTGTCCCTAACCAAAACCTGAATATTGATATTTCCAACGGTTCCCCCGAGTGACCAGTGTTGTTTTGAATCACGGAAAGACAATCAAATGTAGGGAGGAAGGATGTCCACCATAAAACACAACCACCAAATAAGCCTTATCTTCCACCCTAAAAACATCAAATTTTCCGTATTTTCTTCCACTTACTCTGCCCTCTAGTCAAGTTCAACCCTCATTACATAAACCTTGTTCCTTCTATGGGAATGGAGGTGCAACAAGGAAGAACCCTAAAACTCGATGGATGGGAAGAGATCAATGCAcattaaataaatacaataaaaaagggggaaataatcattttatttaactttaattttcttttaaatttaaatttgaacgCAAGGAAGGATGTTACTATAATGGAAGTAAATATATTAAAAGAGCGAGATTTATTAAAAATCTAAAGGAGTTTAAAAGTAATATTCATGGAATTGGAGGAAGATTGGTGTAATTTCCCTAATATAAAAAACAAAGGATATACCACTGACCAATGTGACAAAGATAGAGCAAGATAAGCTTTTAATACATGGCAAGCCCCATTATTTTAAGGAGAAACCAATCATTACAAGCCGAATCAAAAGATAATAAACCACCGaaggaaaacatgaaaaataaaataataaataataacaataaaagaatagaTCACCGATGGAGTCAGCTTTGAGCTCTTGGATGCAGCCTCATAGACCATGCGTCGTAGGTTTTCTTCAGCTTCAGCATTGAGTATAATGTTCTCAGACCGTGTCTCTCCAGATATGTTTCCTAGAGCATGCAATGCAGCCTGTGAATGCCATTTTAAATTCAACCATATAAGTTATAGATGGTATATTACCATAAAATATTCCAAGTAAAATGAAATTCCAACTTTGTTTCTGAAATCTAGAACAAACTTGTAAATGATGCATTCTCATTGGATGTGTACCTTCTGTACTGTTAGAATCTTATGTTAATCAGGATGATAACTAAGAGCTAGAATCATATATTTAGAGTAACAAATATTGTCCATATCTTTCTAAGTGTAATACCCAATGTCCACTTAATCCAGCCTCGGCTTAGTAGTCAACACAAATTCTCATGGCTTCCAATATGACAAGGTATCTAGAGCCTAAAGACAGCCTCTGCTTCACAGTTGACACAGATTCTCATGTCTTACAATATCTCAACATGGTATCTAGAGCCTAAAAACAGGCAAAAATTAATCATGCTGTCAGGAGGACACCATGCCTTCCCATGCATGATATCTTTTATCTCACAATGTTCCTGCGGCATGCTACCTGGACAGACTTTCTCTTCATGGATTTCCATAAAAAGCTGTCAATGTTTGCTCAAACAAGGTTCAGCCAAGCGGAAGAGAAAACAATTGATGTTCCTTCTAGCAgacaaccaattgctatttctgCAACAGAATCAATCACCTATTACCACTAGTACTCACTCAGTATCTACAGCTTGCATCTCTCAATCTAGTAATAATTTAATCTCATGGGTAATTGATTCAGGTGCCTCAGACCATATTGCTAGTAGCAAATCCTCTTTTACCCTCTTTCATCACTTTCCTAAGTTCATTACTTTAGCATATGGCTCATAAATTATCACCACAAGAATCAATCATGTCTCACCTATTGAATCTGTGTCTTTAAAAGCAGTCTTATCTATCCAAAATTGTCCTTTCAATTTACTCTCAATAAGTTTACTCGAGCTCTTAACTGTTTTATCACATTTGATGCCAATTCCTTTTTTCCTACAGGACCGTCATATGGGGCAAATGATCGGTGAAGGAAGAGTTGCAAGGTCTCTACCCATCTCAAGTCAACTCTAGTGGTATGTGTGGTTGTtgaatctcctaatctctccataACTGGTTAGGTCATCCTAGTTTAACAAAGCTTAAGATGATGATCACTACCTATACAAGAGAATATGCCCTTGATATATTAGAAGAAATAGGTTTGTTAAATTACAAGCTTATTGACAGCTCAAGATCCAAATTGGAAATTGTTGTCTGACCAAGGAGAATATTATCCTGGTCCATGGAAATATCGGAGACTTGTAGGGAAGCTGAAATCCCTCAATATTACTAGACTAGGGTATGAAATATTTCATACCCCGTTAGAGTAGTGAGTGCATTTATGCAATCTTCTTGCACTGATTATTGAGATGCGATAATGCAGATTGTGAAGTATATCAAGCAATCCCCTAGTTAAGGACTACTATACATAGGTAAAGGAAATACCCAAGTAATTGGGTACTGTGATGCAAATTGGGCAAGTTCTTCTTTTGATAGTTCTTGGTGGCATGGAGAAGTCAGAAACAAAGTGTTGTTGCCCAATTAAGTGTAGAGGTTAAGTATCACGCCAGGATTTTAGTGGCTTGTGAGTTAATCCGGGTTAAACAGTTACTTTTAGAGTTCAGGACAGTTACACAAATGAAGTTATATTGTGATAGTCAAGCAACACATCACATTGCCTCTAATCTAGTATTCCATGAGAGAACGTAACACGCAGGTTGATTGTCATTTCATAAGACAGAAGTTGAAGAGAATGTTGATATTATGTCAAGTGATGCATCAATTAGGGATAATTAGTTCCTCCTTTATTAGATATTGTAATTATGAATAATGATTAATTAATGTATATAAAACCTACAAGCTGAGGAGTCTAAACCTCAAGCTTTCATGATAATTCCTGTATAACATTAGCCACTATCATTTCAAATTCAAGACAACTCATAcaattagaaaataattaataaagtatGACCTTAGATCACTTCATGAATAACCAGACTGATTCCATATATCATTAAGACACTCTAAGATGTTAACAATATATTCTTATACAATACACTCAGGACATCTAGAGCATCCGTCAGTCTTAAGAACTCCAAgggaagaaataaaaataatctagTTGACTAACCAGTTGTCTACCATGCCCTTGTGGTCCTTGTCGATCAAAAGCAGCACAAGTAACATGTCTAGCTGGAGGTTGTGAACCCGAGAGTAGTAGTCTAGCTCCTTCAAAAGCTAAGATCACAATAGCcataaataaaatcttaaataattaATAGAGATTCTTAATAAAACAAATTTCTGCAATGAACTATTAAAATCATGGATGACTTTGAACTTTGAACACATGCTTTGAAAAGGTTCCTAGTCTTACTACTAATGCCCAGAAAACAATGGCAAATCTGCATAAATAGGCCCAGTTGGTGGGGGCCAACAGAAGATCAACATTTGCACAATTCATACTGTAGaactaataaataatataattaggaTCTCACATGATGTATTTGGGAAAATATATGTATGAGAATAGGATCGTAATGCCACAGAATTGTGTATTATTCTTGAATATGAACTAGCATGGGTTGGGGATATCTGGGAGTTCCCTTGCTCTCCCCACTGTTGATGACCATTTTCTCTACTACACCAAATATATTTCTAAATCTCTGTTTGGGAACCACTCAAGGAAGGCATGACATGGAAAAGTCACTTTTAATATTGTTGCTTTTCTTTTCATAGAAGGAAGATCAATTTTAATAATATGGTTGGAATTCATTTTTTAGGAGGATGTGGTAGGTTTACCAATGGACACTAGGTCCTTTAGTTACCACTAGTTTACAAGAAAATGCTGTGCCCCCACCCCcgtccctcctcctcctcctcctcaaatGGGTTCTTTTTTTAAGATTACTATTATAGCcttattaaaatacaaattttctattttctaactAAATACCAAACTACAAAACAAGATTAGGAGATTCCTTTCATTCCTCAAACAATGTGGGGCATATATATGTCCCTTCCATTCCTCATCTTTCTTTACCAATATCTATAAAGCTCTCAAACATACCTTAATACTCTCTTTTATATTCTACATTCTAACTAAATACATAACTCCTATCCAAGGCTCACTAACTAGTTTCTCCTATATTTTCCTGCTTTGAGAATCAATTTGAGCGAGAAAAATTGAAGTACCCATCTCTGGAAATTCAACATCATTCTACTGAAATCAGTTTCCTGTAGAAGAGaaatgaaaaagtttttaaaacagCATGTAAAATGTATGACATACATACTTGATCCTATTTGACCAAATGCTTCAAGTGCAGTTTCGCATTCATCCCTAGCAGATGTTTCCAAGGACTGAAGTTTACCATCAATAGATGAAATAACAGTTTTAGCACCTGAATTCAACGCAAAAACGGTATACAAGTCAGCAAACAGCTCTTAGTGTTACATAACAATGATCAATTTAATAGCCCAATTAATATACTATGGTATAATTGTTGAGTCATGCCACACGGCACACAATATGTAAAGAACATTAACACATCACAAATGAACTCTAACTTGGCTTGCTATGAGAAAAATTGCATTTGCACCAAGGATGTAAGGTTGATCATATCATTGTTCTCTAGTTCTTTCAAGAAAATTGTTAAACTGCAAAAATATGTTAAGTACATAAATATTTAACAAACTAAATCAGCACAACACCAGCACGAGACCAGCTTTCCACTAAATTCCTTTTAACTACGTATAGGCACTTTGTTGGGCTATTGTGTCTGTATATGGGTAAATTGTTGGCACCAACACTCAATGACACTTGTTTAACAAAACTGTCCCTCATGCCTAGTAATGTCTTGACCACATGATAAAAGACTCTGAAGACATTATGATATAACTCAgctccattcttttcttttttcctaaaAAAGGGTAGCCGCCTTAACACAGGATCTGCAGAAGGATCGCAcccaaagaatgtgatgtaaataGCCTAACCTAATAAATACATTAGTGGTTGATTCCacgacttgaacccatgacctcGAGGTCATACGGAGACAACTTAACTATTACTCTAAAGCTCTCCTCCAGGtccattttaaaaataaaacaataaaagtttcaaacaaagtattcaaaattttaaatggcCCGTTCGTGGATTTTTCTTTTGAAATGGGATTAGAAAAACTATGTAATAACTATTGATATAAGAAATTATCTAAAATCTTAAATTCTTGATATATTTTGCTAGGGTCATAGAAAGCATTGAAAATTGATATAATTTGATAACAATAAGAACATCGGGCTAATCTATGCCCATGCCTGTGTCACTAGTGTCCTATGTTTGTTTCGGTGCTCCATAGCTTTTCAATAGGTTACAACATATCAAAAGTGATTATTGGTTCCCATCTAAGAGTGAAGTATCAAATTCTACACACCAGGTTATGTGCCAATAAAACAACCCATCAAAGAATAATAATTGGTATACCCAAAATGCAGTATTTTTATCTACAACATGGATATATTTGTCATACAAATCAAAAACCTTTAGGATATATCAAGATCTTTCTGGAGTAATTTTGGCATACTACCATCTAAAAATGTGGTAGATTAAATACAATGCACATATGAACAGATGAAAGAATACTTAATAGTTATTTTTGAcaatgaaatcaaattttaatatccTCCAacatatattggttgataaagaACACCAGGATTATAGAGTGCAAGACTTACAAGATTCATCTATGAAGGAGTATATAATTTCCTTAGACAAAAGTCTTCCAGTTATCATCATTGCTCGCGATCTTAAAATAGATTCCGCAGAATTGTCactgccaccatatcaatgaaaAGAGATTTTCTTAGATGATAAAAACAAACTCTTGCATGATCCAGTACATGTACAAAATTCGGGGAGATACCATAAATATGCACCTAATTATAGAACAAAGTAATTGAAGGATGCTAGTCTTTGACAGAAATTCTGTGCCATGCTCAATCTCTGCTAACTGCATCCATTTCCCAGAAGCAATGAGAATATATAGAAATGCttatatttaaatacaaaaagcACAAAATGACTAATAATTCCTTATATAGAGTTCCTCAGTTTGGTTTCTGCTTCATATATTTGGGATTATCGTTATACTGTGCAATAAATGGTTTTTGTGGGAATAAAAAAAAGGATGCGAGGTTGAAATTGTTAGCGAAGAAACATTGTAAACCTAAAGAACAGAAAAAAATGCTTGCAGCACCAAATTACACAAGaaataaatgaaattaatttGATTTCGAGCATTTAGAGTATGTTCAATTTCTATAATCTAAGTagagtatttttaatgaaatgaaTACTCAGACGTACTGATTAAAAAAGGCAAATAAATAGAAAGTTTAACAACAATTATCaaagaaatttttatttaactactAATGGTTACTAATGTGATGTCTACTAACAAGATTCTATGCTTAGTTTCTTTGTTCTATgtaaaacacttttttttttgtaattgctACAACACAAAAGGGTAACTACTTAACTAAAATATTGTTTATTCTGTGAATTATAAGGTTTATTTAATAAACTAAATATATAAGTCCAAGGATTACAAGTCTTTAAAGTCGAGCATGCAcgcgcgcgcgcgcgcgcacacacacacacacacacagagagagagagagagagagagagagagagagagagagagagagagagagcaccaACCTCATACAGAAGCTCCAAAACACTTAAAGTTACGAGGGTATCATTTGCATTTTTTATTTCTGCTTCCAACAATTTAAGTAGATTCAAACTGTAAATGGTAGATGCAGCAGACCTAGATACAGAAAATAGTTTCACCACTAAAGCCATTATCCGAACTCGACCCtgaattgaaataataaaaacaagaaaattagGGATTTCAAACAATCAAATGTATAGAGTAACAGATGAAAATTACACTAGAaattaagataaattcttgtcttataggctgcgtttgtttacaggGACAGAACACTGAGACAGGGACTctgagacacaaaatcgtgtttggcagaggagacatggacagagacaatgtgtccagagacactgaattagtgtattttgtgtccatcctgacaggaaggacacggaaacactaacaagggacacaacttattttctattttttctttcattattcttgttaatttttcataattatattttttattgttatatttttcatctcaaattttttgaatgaaaaaaaatgagaataaattgaattttcataatttgttctagtttattaccaaacagaatacaagaacacaaaattttgtgtctctatccatcagtgtcttgtcctgtcctgttctcagtgtcttgtcctgtcaTGTTCTTAGAAACAAACGTAGCCTAAGGCCCTGCTTTGTGGGAACTTCCCCTCTCAGACATGTTAAGAGAATGGAAAACTATGCTTTATAGATAAATATGTTGTTTGTTTTGCTTTTGTATAGGGGAGCCCTTATCCCTAATTTGTATTATCCTTGTTATCTTAATGGAATTAGTTTTTTTAGTAAAAACCCTACTTTATGGCTTGGCTTGTGACAAAAAGATCAAATACGAAAATCTATTTTATGTTATGTTATTCTTGAATAAGGGAATAACTAACTGCTTTACATTCATATAGAAAGTACAAAAAGTACTTTCCTCTTATATTTTATTGAGTCTTCAATGTAACTTCTGCTGATATGTTCTTATATTCTTTGCCAACAGCTTGATAATGTCATTAGATAGATTAGGGTATAGAATATTCCCCTACTGTAAAGGGATCATTAATCCTTAAACCTAGAGAATTGGATTTGTTCTCCTGTATATTATTGCTTTCAAATGTACCAAAGAAAGGACAGAGATATGTCAGAAATTCCTTGCAATGAAATTAAGGGAAAGCCATCCACATATATGTTAAAATCCTCACTGACAAATATAATTCATGCATTAACAGATTGGCATACCAGTGATGAACACCGTGACGATATAGCCCCGAGGTCTGAGTCAACTCCTTTGGCAGATGGAAAAATAATTTCCTACAACAGTATTTCATGTCAAATAGCATTAAAGATTGATATGGTGTAAttttcattataaaaaataaaaaacttaaaaagagACTGATATGGACAAAAAATGACTTTCCGtatatttctataattttatcccccaaaaaaaaaaaagaaaaacaatctaAGAAAAATCTAAGTTAaactttttttaataagaatatatttttgagaaaaatcagTTATTAGCTTTTtcaattatgtaaaaaaatttcgATTAAGTACCCAAGTGAAGTAAACaagaagaatgaggaaaaagcaACAGCTAAGTTAGTTAAACAAGAGTGGTGAAATAGCTCCTTTGCCTTTTATTTACAGtagaagaatgaaagagaagagagttgaaaatgaaaatagagtGGGACCAGCTTAACAAATAGGACAGCTGGAATTTTGCTATAGGAGAGGATTGAGAAAGTATACAAGAGGGCTGAAAGGAATCAGTAGGGAAGAAAAGATTTAGGCTGGGTAGAAACTTTAGGAGAGTGGTAATCTGTCTaatgctaccttgttctctaccTTTTAGTATTTTGCTCTTCCATGAATACCCTAGAGACTGGAGAACATCACCCAGATATCTTCCAGCTCCTCTGTTTCTTATCCATTCTCTCTTCTACTCTTTCTTCTATCTCTCTTCCATAATTCTATAGTTTCTTTCTTACACACTGTTATTTTTCTGTTGTTGCCTAATCCTAATATTTGTGGTACCAAAAAATCTACTTTCATCTTTTTtgggtagaagttagagtagctTCTCAAgagttaaaaatacataaaaaaaggtTTCACATTTTTTAACTATAAATGCATCTTAATCTAAGTGTCATAGAAGTACAACTTTCTTACCATGCCTTCAGGAAAACCTGCTAACATTTTCATTGCTTCCATTGCAGCAGCTGCCACTTGCTCATTGCTGCATAAGTATTAAGTCCAAAGGTATGCAAACCACACAAATTGTAATGAGCAAAACAATAATAGCATAGCATCTAACTTTAGCAACAATTTTATAGCATTCATTGCAGCAATTGCCACTAGTTTGGTGCTTCATATAATCATATGTGAGAAGTTATGCAAATTACAGGTTTTATTATGACTATCAATAGCATTATTATATTTAACATGGAGACCAACAACAGAAATTTCATGTGGGATGATGCGTTTCTTGCACTATGATTCTCTTACCGGGATATAAAACTCGTGATATATTGATCCCTAACTTATATCACTGTCttcgtataaaaaaataaaataacaatgacACCCAAGTTCCGTCAAGGCATGATTCTAATGAGTTACAGTAATCTCATACCTCCCGAATCCCGATTGCCCAAGTGAGTTTTTACccatttttattaatttcattTGTTTCGTGTAATTTCTTTAGTAGGTTCCAACTTGGAATTAAAGAAGTTAGATGAACATATATCTAGAACACCTAGGTATCAACGATACCTTCCTTAGATGCCTGAGTTCGTTGACATGGGTTAAAAACCAGCTTCAACCAAGATCCTCAAAGGCATATGCTTCATATTTCCAACCATTTAAAGGCATCTGAAACACCCTCCAATGAATTTAAAATTCCAAAGCGACATTTTACCCATTTCTGTAAACTAATACACGTGTCCCTACTTTGATTAGTTCCAATTTTTGCAAAAATCATGGAGATTCACCCATAACCCATATCTTGTCCTCTTATACTGGAGTCATTTAGGAATGTTAGTTCCTTTTAATTCCAAAAGAACTTGATTCAGATCAAATGATATAACGATAAAATGAGACTAGGATAAGGAAATCATAAACCAACAACCATAGAGAGAGCATAGAAAAAAGGTCATGAGCTTTCTATCAAATAGATACAAGCCACTGAATCCTATCCAAATTCAAGTCATGTCACAAAAAACTTACAACAAGGATTAAGGAAATATTAATGAATAGCAAGATCTCCTAGTAAGTGGCGATGAATTataatgtagtttcatttatcCTAATTGACTAAATCACAAAGGCTAACCAAGTCCCTTAACTATTTGCAAGTGACACAGACATAATTTAAGGATTATATGTTATAGGAAAAAAGATGGGAAAAAATGCTCGAGTGAAGTGAGAAAGGTATAAGAGCTGCAACGCTACAATGGTTTCGTTACTTACCCATTGATAAGGCAATCAATCAACAGAGGATATATGTTGAAGTCTGTAATTAAACGAGCAAGAGTCTTGCAATCACTGCCAGGATTCTCTATAAGGCAAGTGACCTGAAAATCATTACCATGtctatgaaaattgaaaaataatagtgATGCTGAAAAGGTTGTCCAATTACAACAATAATAGTTCCCATATGTAAATATCTAGCCAGTTTTCTTCTCCCAGATGTAAAAATAAATAGTAAGTTAGCCCCATCATTTTTTGTGAAAAAACTTAAGAGTGGAGAAGGAAGTATCACTGAAGTTGAATTGTATAAAAGGAAAACGGGCAAGGGGGTTCCGGGGGTGTCGAAGTGAAGGGGGTGGCGACTAAAATCTATGTAGCTCAGCCCCTATACCCATTTCAAATTccatttaaaaacaaataaaacttacagaaccattttataaatattaagtgCAAAGTCACAGAAACATGACAAGCACTCTTCAATAAGCAGAAGCACCAAGGGTTAAGACCAAGATGCAAAAAGGATAGGAGGCAGATATGATGTTACGATACAGATAATAGGAATGAAGGACCATAGAATAAATTGTAAACAAAGGATTGGAGATGGAGATGGAGATGGAGATGGATATGTGGAGACTGTAAAAGTTGTATATGTCAGGGCAACCATCCCAAAAGCttaagaaattcaaattttggTTAAATTCCTAATCACTTCTTCAAAAGCTTAAGCAATGAGGTGAAGGTTCAATATAGATTTTTATATCACCAACAGCAATCATCAAGAAATAGGCCAGAAACTTCATGACATGCATCATGAAAGAGAAACCAAGACCCTCGCCGAAGTTGAGAAAATTGATAGAAGGAAATATCAGTATGGGTTTATAACAACTTGCCTACGGAAGGAAATGGAAGGAACCTAGAGCTAATATAGAATAAAATCCAAAATAGACCCTGACAATCacctcgaaagacaacgaggcccttaacaaaaaaaaaaaaaccaatccggcccctgacaattacctcgaaaggacaacgaggcccctgtgccaaaaaaaattcaggttgtttttttttttttgacacaggggctaatcagtcccaaaaaaaaaatatcagggGCCGGAtcaggtgttttttttttcttgggggcctcgttgtcctttcgaggtaattgttaGGGGCCGGATGGGGTATTCACTTAACTTGAAAAGAACAGGGACCACTAGAAGATATAGTGTACTTAATCAAAGCGATAATAAAAGTCTAAGGAATCAAACTTTACTCACCACAGATTAAACAACAGATTATTCTGCTCTTTTATTCACAGTTTATACTAGCAAACAAATAAACCCAAACCCAAGAACATGCTGAAATTATGAGAGGGTCTCAAGTG
This genomic window contains:
- the LOC112790133 gene encoding uncharacterized protein translates to MDHEFSMDDLFQLVEAANDFTTYPGVQSDDSARDFLNRFPLPLIINALQTQYDVPGLENTLVACLEGLFKTKLGASLIPQYMSFVQVGLQADSQPVRSLACKTVTCLIENPGSDCKTLARLITDFNIYPLLIDCLINGNEQVAAAAMEAMKMLAGFPEGMEIIFPSAKGVDSDLGAISSRCSSLGRVRIMALVVKLFSVSRSAASTIYSLNLLKLLEAEIKNANDTLVTLSVLELLYELAEIEHGTEFLSKTSILQLLCSIISDNSAESILRSRAMMITGRLLSKEIIYSFIDESCAKTVISSIDGKLQSLETSARDECETALEAFGQIGSTFEGARLLLSGSQPPARHVTCAAFDRQGPQGHGRQLAALHALGNISGETRSENIILNAEAEENLRRMVYEAASKSSKLTPSGLFLSVLHQDSEIRLAAYRMISGLVARSWCLMEICSKQEIINIVTDPSTETKKIGMEARYNCCKAIHKSLMMSSRVSSDSAFAGIATKLQEAVEKGPYLIKKQVEAQPVVMTAERF